From a single Gracilimonas sp. genomic region:
- a CDS encoding S9 family peptidase, protein MRQFILSILLLFVALDISAQKRAMTTDDYLDMIRVGSSMISPDGNSVIFGKTKLNWEKNKYETTYHYIPADSGESYQYIGEEGASSMQYSPDGNYISLKRTVDGNSQLFLLPTQGGEAIQLTKHENSVGSYEWSSDSKAIYFVADVPKSDKEKKKYKAGYDHFFMDEAPNGQTEGDWNHLWKFDLESKKETKLTRGENIIGDFEVSPNQEKILLTLRFENRRNQGNLSEIYMLPAGDTTAIRLTENKAPENNLTWLPDNEHFLYTAPDDKEWELRQDKLWRMNADSREYEVLSGEFNGEIRDFYLTNDGNTVLFNGIVRTNANLYSLKTENGEITQHSNVKGSINIIDFDKSREKVLFTKEDIVTAPDLYVAKVDEIDNPVRLTNLNPFIKDSLKLAEYEIVNWASSDGMEIEGIEYRPSDIKNNGKAPFLLHIHGGPAGVFMNSFSPRYHIWAGLGYVQLAPNVRGSTAYGDEFLRANMQDIGDGDFQDLMTGVDKMIDDKKIDPNKMAVRGWSYGGILGGTVITKTDRFKAASLGAMVSDWTSEYALGFNFDISLWYIGGTPWSNPEAYRERSPAMHAKDVKTPTLFLHGQGDRVDTPEQSQIFFTYLRDIGKVDTRYISFKREGHGFREPRNQRTRDIEEIKWIQKYTLGKDWEPWVRKSDTTSEKKDSEE, encoded by the coding sequence ATGCGTCAATTTATTCTTTCAATACTTTTACTATTCGTTGCTTTAGATATTTCGGCACAAAAACGTGCTATGACTACGGATGACTATCTCGACATGATAAGAGTGGGATCCTCTATGATTTCACCAGATGGAAATTCGGTTATTTTCGGCAAAACGAAATTAAACTGGGAGAAAAATAAATACGAAACCACATACCATTATATACCAGCTGATAGTGGTGAAAGTTATCAATATATAGGTGAAGAAGGTGCAAGCAGCATGCAATATTCACCGGATGGCAACTATATTTCACTTAAAAGAACAGTTGATGGCAATTCTCAACTCTTCTTATTGCCTACCCAGGGGGGAGAAGCCATTCAACTTACAAAGCATGAAAATAGCGTGGGCAGTTATGAGTGGTCAAGTGATAGTAAAGCCATATATTTTGTAGCTGACGTACCTAAAAGTGATAAAGAAAAGAAGAAATATAAAGCTGGTTACGATCACTTTTTTATGGATGAAGCTCCAAATGGTCAAACAGAAGGGGACTGGAATCACTTGTGGAAATTTGATCTGGAGTCAAAGAAAGAAACGAAGCTTACCCGTGGGGAAAATATAATTGGTGATTTTGAAGTTTCACCGAATCAGGAAAAAATTCTTTTAACCTTAAGGTTTGAGAATCGAAGAAATCAAGGTAACCTTTCCGAAATATATATGTTGCCGGCGGGAGATACTACCGCAATCCGTCTCACCGAAAATAAAGCGCCAGAAAATAATTTAACCTGGCTGCCTGATAATGAACATTTCTTATACACTGCTCCCGATGATAAAGAGTGGGAACTTCGACAAGATAAACTCTGGAGAATGAACGCTGATTCTCGGGAATACGAAGTTCTTTCAGGTGAATTTAATGGCGAGATCAGAGACTTTTATTTGACTAATGATGGCAACACTGTCTTATTTAATGGGATCGTAAGAACAAATGCTAACCTTTATTCACTTAAAACAGAAAATGGAGAAATCACCCAGCATTCAAATGTAAAAGGTTCGATCAATATTATAGATTTTGACAAAAGCCGGGAGAAGGTGCTTTTTACCAAAGAAGACATAGTAACAGCTCCCGATCTTTATGTGGCAAAAGTAGATGAAATTGATAACCCGGTGCGTTTGACCAACCTGAATCCATTTATAAAAGACAGTCTTAAGCTTGCTGAATATGAGATTGTAAACTGGGCGAGTTCCGATGGTATGGAAATTGAAGGCATAGAATATCGCCCGTCAGATATCAAAAATAATGGCAAAGCTCCGTTTTTACTACATATTCACGGAGGGCCCGCCGGTGTTTTTATGAATAGTTTTAGTCCAAGATATCATATTTGGGCAGGATTGGGATATGTACAGCTGGCACCAAATGTCCGCGGAAGTACAGCTTATGGCGATGAGTTTCTTAGAGCAAATATGCAGGATATTGGAGATGGAGATTTCCAGGATTTAATGACTGGAGTAGACAAAATGATTGACGATAAGAAAATTGATCCGAATAAAATGGCCGTCAGAGGATGGAGTTATGGGGGTATTTTAGGCGGAACTGTTATAACAAAAACGGATCGGTTTAAAGCGGCATCACTTGGGGCAATGGTTTCAGATTGGACTTCTGAATATGCTCTTGGTTTTAACTTTGATATAAGTCTTTGGTACATAGGTGGCACTCCATGGTCGAATCCGGAAGCATACAGAGAGCGGTCTCCGGCTATGCACGCAAAGGACGTAAAAACACCTACTTTATTTTTGCATGGTCAGGGAGACAGGGTTGATACTCCTGAACAGAGCCAAATTTTCTTTACTTATCTTAGGGATATTGGAAAAGTTGACACACGGTATATTTCATTTAAAAGGGAAGGGCATGGGTTTAGAGAGCCAAGAAATCAGCGAACCCGTGATATAGAAGAAATTAAGTGGATTCAAAAATATACATTAGGAAAAGATTGGGAGCCTTGGGTGCGTAAATCTGATACTACATCAGAGAAGAAAGATTCAGAAGAATAG
- the serS gene encoding serine--tRNA ligase translates to MLDINFIKENQQRVEKAIINKGEKDISVVEKVLAIDEEWRSKVHEGDLLRSESNTKAKEIGKLMGQGKKEEAQEIIKKTSEMKEKIKEIEEEVKELRERRDDMLLRIPNVPHPSVPVGATEDDNQTFKTWGEPSKDEWRKPHWELTERHGWVDFERGVKVTGAGFPFYVGGVAQLQRALINYFINEAGKTGYTELQAPYFVNEDSARGTGQIPDKEDMMYVIPRDEFFTIPTAEVPVTNFHRDEIIELKDLPLKYVCHTPCWRREAGSYGKDVRGLNRLHQFDKVELVKIVKPEDSYDELESLREHAEKLLEALELPYRTLLMCTGDMGFTQSKKYDLEVWSPGQKRWLEVSSCSNFESFQARRMQLRYRKDEKEIETLHTLNGSGLALPRVVSAILEAYQEEDGKVRVPEVLKPFMGKDYL, encoded by the coding sequence ATGCTCGACATCAACTTCATCAAAGAAAACCAGCAACGGGTAGAAAAGGCTATCATCAATAAAGGTGAGAAAGATATTTCGGTAGTTGAAAAAGTACTTGCCATAGATGAAGAATGGAGATCAAAAGTGCATGAAGGAGATTTGCTTCGCAGTGAAAGTAACACAAAAGCGAAGGAGATAGGAAAGCTGATGGGGCAGGGAAAAAAAGAAGAGGCTCAGGAGATTATCAAAAAAACTTCTGAGATGAAGGAAAAGATAAAAGAGATTGAAGAGGAGGTTAAAGAGCTCCGCGAAAGGCGTGATGATATGTTGCTCCGGATTCCAAATGTTCCCCATCCCAGTGTTCCGGTTGGGGCTACTGAAGATGACAATCAGACTTTTAAAACCTGGGGTGAGCCAAGCAAGGATGAATGGCGCAAGCCTCACTGGGAATTGACCGAACGACACGGTTGGGTTGATTTTGAACGAGGTGTTAAGGTTACAGGAGCCGGTTTCCCATTTTACGTTGGTGGAGTTGCTCAATTGCAAAGAGCACTGATCAACTATTTCATCAATGAAGCTGGAAAGACAGGGTATACCGAGCTTCAGGCTCCTTATTTTGTAAATGAAGATTCAGCAAGGGGAACAGGTCAGATTCCGGATAAGGAAGATATGATGTATGTTATTCCACGGGATGAATTCTTCACCATTCCAACGGCTGAAGTTCCGGTTACCAATTTTCACCGTGATGAAATCATTGAGCTTAAGGATTTGCCCCTGAAATATGTTTGCCATACTCCATGCTGGAGGCGTGAGGCCGGCTCTTACGGCAAAGATGTACGCGGATTGAACAGGCTTCATCAGTTTGATAAAGTAGAACTGGTGAAAATCGTGAAACCGGAAGACTCTTATGACGAGCTGGAAAGCCTCAGGGAGCATGCAGAAAAATTACTCGAAGCCCTTGAACTTCCTTACCGAACGCTTTTGATGTGTACCGGAGATATGGGTTTTACCCAGAGTAAGAAATATGATCTTGAAGTTTGGAGTCCGGGCCAAAAGCGCTGGTTGGAAGTAAGTTCCTGTTCTAATTTTGAAAGTTTCCAGGCCCGACGAATGCAACTCAGATACCGAAAAGATGAAAAAGAAATAGAGACATTACATACTTTAAATGGATCGGGATTGGCACTTCCGCGTGTGGTGTCAGCAATTTTGGAAGCTTACCAGGAAGAGGATGGAAAGGTAAGAGTGCCTGAAGTATTGAAGCCATTTATGGGTAAAGATTACTTGTAG